Proteins co-encoded in one Erinaceus europaeus chromosome X, mEriEur2.1, whole genome shotgun sequence genomic window:
- the LOC103109708 gene encoding ubiquitin carboxyl-terminal hydrolase 48-like, with protein sequence MAPRQQLEKAAWRWVMTVKPEEVSQEHVEIAYRIWLKPCSRSLCRRNCRGNPNCLIGIGEQIWLGERDDTSFPNIDDPDSERRKDNTFVGLTNLGATCYVNTLLQVWFLNLEFRQALYLCPSSYNDYMRGDGIQEKKDYEPQTICEHLQYLFALLQNSNRRCIDPSAFVKALGLDIGQQQDAQEFSKLLLSLLEETLSKQKNLDVQNIVQQQFCGEYAYVTICSGCGRESKLSSKFYELELNIQGHTQLTDSISEFLKEEKLEGDNQYFCENCQSKQNATRKIRLLSLPCTLNLQLMCFVFDRQTGHKKKLNTYISFSELLDMEPYVEDKVGPYVYELSAVLIHKGVSAYSGHYVAQVKDPESGEWFSFNDDNIEKMDKKKLELGIDDDEPETSKSMPRKPKCAKGTHCSRNAYMLVYKRQTQEKPSIPVQMPAFLQELVDRDNSKFEEWCFEMTEMRKQNVDKGKAKHEEVKELYQRLPAGSDHYEFISLEWLQNWLDESIPTEPIDNRPFLCSHDKLHPDKVSIMKRISEYAADIFYSRYGGGPRLTTKALCKECVVERCRVMRLKNQLNEDYKTVNNLLRAPVKGNEGFWVGKASLRNWRQQVLEQLQEEDSDAGQSSETMTSDTLSKDESEEETKILKFNEDILCSHGELCVSESERRLVSKKTWKKLQQYFPKAPKFPYYKECCSDCKILEREGEENETLYKMMANEQKMSLSDLLQDKNRPCLTKWPEDTDVIYIVPQFFVEEWRKFVKRPLKYSPISSVENSVLLCPHGGLMYTYASMAREDSKIIVPIWPDEWETIQKLFFVDQVIRILRTQIGDGEVQYISDPDLCLECRESYLCQQQRDLCAYTRATIYVHKIDDNINLTDSTTLTVKGSSSKTEENKEEDKMDPDYNQNTDGTKRQKLTHLDESVLQKKGIRRSTRQRRTASEKAFLVSANQTLKELKIQIMNAFSVAPFDQHLFLNGKTLSDDSATLGALGVVPECLILLKADESIEDYDELDDIMQLCKPEEGFKGTGLLGH encoded by the coding sequence ATGGCCCCGCGGCAGCAGTTGGAGAAAGCGGCCTGGCGCTGGGTGATGACAGTGAAACCGGAGGAGGTGTCGCAGGAGCATGTGGAGATCGCATACCGCATCTGGTTGAAGCCCTGCAGCCGCAGCTTGTGTAGACGCAACTGCCGAGGAAATCCGAATTGCCTGATCGGGATCGGTGAGCAGATTTGGCTGGGAGAAAGAGATGACACTAGTTTTCCTAACATCGATGATCCTGACAGTGAACGGCGAAAAGATAACACTTTTGTGGGCCTAACTAACCTTGGGGCTACTTGTTACGTTAACACTTTGCTTCAGGTGTGGTTTCTCAACCTAGAGTTTCGCCAGGCGCTGTACTTATGTCCAAGCAGCTATAACGATTATATGAGGGGAGATGGCATCCAAGAAAAGAAAGATTATGAGCCTCAAACAATTTGTGAGCACCTCCAGTATTTGTTTGCTCTGTTGCAGAACAGTAATAGACGGTGCATTGATCCATCAGCGTTTGTTAAAGCCTTGGGCTTGGACATAGGACAACAGCAGGATGCTCAAGAATTTTCAAAGCTCCTTTTGTCTCTTTTGGAAGAAACTTTGTCTAAACAAAAAAATCTAGATGTGCAGAACATTGTCCAACAGCAGTTCTGTGGCGAGTATGCTTATGTGACTATTTGCAGTGGGTGTGGCAGAGAATCTAAACTCTCATCAAAGTTTTATGAGCTGGAGTTAAACATCCAAGGCCACACCCAGTTAACTGATTctatctcagaatttttgaaggaAGAAAAATTAGAGGGAGACAATCAATACTTTTGTGAAAACTGTCAAAGCAAACAGAATGCAACAAGGAAGATTCGACTCCTTAGCCTTCCTTGCACTCTGAATTTACAGCTGATGTGCTTTGTCTTTGACAGGCAAACTGGACATAAGAAAAAACTGAATACTTATATTAGTTTCTCAGAACTTTTGGATATGGAACCTTATGTTGAAGATAAAGTTGGGCCCTATGTGTATGAACTCAGTGCAGTCCTCATACACAAAGGAGTGAGTGCTTATTCTGGTCATTATGTTGCCCAGGTGAAAGATCCAGAGTCTGGTGAATGGTTTAGTTTTAATGATGACAACATAGAAAAGATGGACAAGAAGAAATTAGAACTAGGGATTGACGACGATGAACCAGAGACCTCTAAGTCCATGCCACGCAAACCAAAGTGTGCCAAAGGAACCCACTGCTCTCGAAATGCATACATGCTAGTTTATAAGCGCCAAACCCAAGAAAAGCCCAGTATACCTGTTCAGATGCCGGCTTTTCTTCAAGAGCTGGTAGACAGAGATAATTCCAAATTTGAGGAATGGTGCTTTGAAATGACCGAGATGCGTAAGCAAAATGTTGATAAAGGAAAAGCAAAGCATGAGGAGGTTAAGGAGTTGTACCAAAGATTACCTGCTGGATCGGACCATTATGAATTTATCTCTCTGGAGTGGCTGCAGAATTGGTTGGATGAGTCGATACCTACGGAGCCAATTGACAACCGCCCTTTCCTGTGCTCACACGACAAGCTCCATCCTGATAAAGTATCGATCATGAAGAGAATATCTGAATACGCAGCTGACATTTTCTACAGCAGATACGGAGGAGGACCACGACTAACCACAAAAGCCCTGTGTAAAGAATGTGTAGTAGAACGTTGCCGTGTGATGCGTCTGAAGAACCAACTAAATGAAGACTATAAAACTGTTAATAATCTGCTAAGAGCACCAGTCAAGGGCAATGAAGGCTTTTGGGTTGGGAAAGCATCCTTGCGGAATTGGCGCCAACAAGTTCTTGAACAACTACAGGAGGAAGATAGTGATGCAGGccaaagcagtgaaacaatgacCAGTGACACCTTGAGTAAAGATGAATcagaggaagaaacaaaaataCTAAAATTTAACGAAGATATTCTGTGTTCACACGGAGAGTTATGTGTATCTGAAAGTGAAAGAAGGCTGGTTTCAAAAAAGACTTGGAAGAAGCTGCAGCAGTACTTTCCAAAGGCTCCCAAATTTCCATATTACAAAGAATGCTGTTCCGATTGCAAGAttttagaaagagaaggggaagaaaatgaaACCTTGTATAAGATGATGGCAAATGAGCAGAAGATGTCTCTTTCAGATTTGCTCCAGGACAAAAACAGACCATGTCTTACTAAGTGGCCAGAGGACACAGATGTCATCTACATTGTGCCACAGTTCTTTGTAGAAGAATGGAGGAAATTTGTTAAAAGACCTTTGAAGTATAGTCCTATATCATCAGTTGAAAACAGTGTTCTCCTGTGTCCTCATGGGGGACTTATGTATACATATGCATCCATGGCCAGAGAAGATTCCAAAATTATAGTTCCCATATGGCCTGATGAATGGGAAACGATACAAAAGCTCTTCTTCGTGGACCAGGTAATTAGAATCCTGAGAACACAAATTGGAGATGGAGAAGTACAGTATATTTCTGACCCCGACCTGTGTCTGGAATGCAGAGAAAGCTACTTATGCCAACAGCAGCGTGACCTGTGTGCATACACTAGAGCCACCATCTATGTTCATAAAATTGATGATAATATAAATTTGACAGATTCTACTACTCTAACAGTGAAAGGAAGTAGTTCTAAAACAGAAGAGAATAAGGAAGAAGATAAAATGGATCCAGATTATAACCAAAACACTGATGGCACAAAGCGGCAAAAGTTAACCCATCTAGACGAATCAGTCCTTCAGAAGAAAGGTATTCGACGAAGTACAAGACAAAGAAGAACTGCCAGTGAGAAGGCATTTCTGGTTTCTGCTAACCAGACATTAAAGGAATTGAAAATTCAGATTATGAATGCATTTTCAGTCGCTCCTTTTGACCAGCATCTATTCCTTAATGGAAAAACCTTAAGTGATGATTCTGCCACCCTTGGTGCCCTTGGTGTCGTTCCTGAGTGTCTTATTTTGTTGAAGGCTGATGAATCCATCGAAGACTATGATGAATTGGATGACATCATGCAACTGTGTAAACCAGAAGAAGGGTTTAAAGGTACCGGCCTACTTGGACATTAA